ATGAAAATCAGGAGGTCATGAGGCAATGAAAATCTTCGATGAATTCAAGGAGTTCGCCGTAAAAGGTAATGTTGTTGATATGGCGATCGGCATTGTCATCGGTGCGGCTTTCGGAACGGTGGTGAAATCATCGGTGGACGATATAATCACGCCTCCTCTGGGGAGGATCCTCGGGGGAATGGATTTCAGCAATCTCTTCGTCAATCTATCCCCGGGTACGTACAGCTCACTGGCCGCTGCAAAGGCGGCAGGCGCGGCGACGATAAATTACGGGATATTTCTGAACAGCATCGTTTCGTTCCTGATCGTCGCCTGGGCACTCTTCATGGTCGTGAAACTTATGAACAGACTGAAGCGCCAGCAGCCGGCACCGGTATCCAACACCAAGATATGCCCTCATTGCCAATCGAGCATCAATATCAAAGCGTCGAGATGTCCGTTTTGTACATCCCAGCTTTGATATACAAGCATGCGGGAGTCTGGAGACCGGAGGCCGCACGAGGATAACAGCCGGTAGGATAAACCTGGTTCTGGATCATCGCTCGGTTTCCGCGAACAGAGTGGTTGTTCGGATTTCTGTTCAAGTCCGCAAAGACAACATTTCACGCTTTTCAAAACTAGGGAGTTCAGCCATGAGAAGATTTGCCTTTTTGTTGTTTTCGGTTTGCTGCGCCTTGGGATTGCAGGAGACTGTCGCAGCTCGGCCGGCAGCGGCCGATACTCTTAAGAAGGATTCAATCAACGTATGGGTTCCCACCATGGTCACCGGGATAAACGTCAGTCAAATTGCGTTCAGTAACTGGACGCAGGGAGGCTCGAACGCACTCGCGTGGACCGTGACCGCAAACCTGGGTTACGATTACAGGGGAGAGATCTGGGGACTTCAGAACCATCTCAAAGCGGCTTACGGGAGCACGAAACTTGGGAGTCAGGGCACCATTACGACCGACAACACACTCTTCCTGGAGAACGTATTGACATGCAAGGTCGGCTGGATTGTCAGGCCGTACTTCAGTAACGCTGTGATCACCACCATCACCGCGGGATATTCATACGGCGGTCCCCAGCCAGTTTTGATCGCAGACTTCTTCGACCCCGGGTACGTTACGCAAAGTCTCGGGTTCAGCTACAACAAGTTGAGTGACTTATCGACCCGGCTGGGGGTGGCAACGCAGGAGGTGTTTGCCAACAAGTATCGCCAGTACACCGATGACCCGAACACAACGGACAAGGTGGAAGCTTTTAAACTGGAGATCGGATTGGAATCTGTCACCCAGGCGAAACTCCAGATTGCCGACAATATTCTTCTGACGACGGGCCTTACCCTTTTTACTAGGTTCAACAGTCTGGAAGTCTGGGATGTCAGGTGGGACAATATGATTGCGGCGAAGGTTAATTCCTTTATCAACGTGAACTTCAACTACTTGTTGGTGTATCAGAAGGATCAATCTCTTACGACGCAGATGAAAGAGGGACTGCAGCTTGGATTGGTGTACACGATATTCTGATAAAGCTCCAGTATCTCCAGAGTCTCTCATCGGTATCTGCGAGAGGGTGTTTCTGTCTGTTTCTTTTGGAAGTTCAAGTATTAGTGAGATCAGTTCTGCCCGGTTTCCTCATTCAGCTCAAGAGCCGGTTTCCACGGAGTCACATGTTCGTCATCTTCTCACTCCTGGTATGAGCACCACCCGCGCGAAGCTTGATAATCAAATGTCGCGCTCATGAGGTGCCCCCAAAACAATCCGGTGTTGTAGCAGTAAGTCTTAGGCGAGCGTATAAAAAAATGCCCCGTGCATACTGACGGGGCAATGAAGTGATAATAATCAGGATTAAAAGGACCAATTGACGATCGGGAACACTGGCATGAATCCGCCAGTCTTGATGATGTTTATGATTCCAATCTGGAGACCTTTCATGCTCCCGGCATAGTTCACAAGGCCGAGCTGAAATCCGCTGACATGAGAACCAGAATTGAACCAGCCCCACTGTAGTCCCTCAACGTTTTTGTCGGTCAGGTTCAGGGCGCTGCCCTGGAAACCGACGAAGTCCCCGTCACAAATATTCACGAAGCCAAACTGCAGTCCGGTGAATCCGCCCGTGCCGATACCGTTGACCAGCCCCCAATCCAATCCGACCATTGATACATTGTTGCCATATATGAGATTCAGGCGTAGGCCCGCGATCGAATTGCTCTCCGGAAAAATCTGGATGGGATTGAACAAAGCGATGTTGATCGGCCTGGTCTGCGCAGCACTCAAGGATGGCAAAATAAGGACCGCGATTAGGAGGGCCCCAAAGACTCGAAAGAACTTCGTCTTCATGATTTTCTCCTTTTGCTATTTACACATAAATATACCAGCCGAAAGGACGTTTCACAATCTGAGTGCTTTAATGTCCATCCCATCTTGCTGGAGCCTCCACGCAGTGCAGGGTTCACCCGGCAGGGTGCAGTAACTGCCAATGTTCTTTTCGCTAAGTGTCGCCCAGCGAAGAGACCTAGTAAAAACTTGAATGCGTCGCACCTTCTCGTGGCAATATTTCCGGAGCATGGGCACTGCATCTGTTTCCCTTTATTTTCGGGAAAACGACTTCTTGTCATTCTGCTGAATGTCGATGCCACGCGCTTGATCTTCGAGTTGCCAATGCGAAATCGGACCGCTAACATTTAACGTCCCTCCAAGAACCGAGCGAGTGTTATATTAGTGAATTAAGAATCACCTGGTCCAAGGAGACAACAATGGGCAAGAAGGCACAAAGTAAAAGCAAGGCTCCGATACCACAGAATGGGAAATCTTCACTCAAGCCACCGTACATCAAGAAAGTCGGAGAACGAGGAATGATTGCTATCTGGGTGGTCGACGGGACTTACGTGAGGACACATCTCGATGAAGAGTTTACAAACTTCGGCCAACACTATGCTTTCGAATGTATTCCGAAGGATGAATTTTGGCTCGATAAGGAGGCAACGGAGCACGAACAGAGCTTCTTCATCGACCATCTGCTGGTTGAACACAGATTGATGGAGAAGGGTGTTCCCTATGACGCTGCGCTGGAGGCTGCCGATAAGAAAGAGAGGGCAGAGCGTAAGAGAGCGGGTGATATTAAAAAGCTTACACGCGGAGGCAATCTTCCTGATTCAACAAAAGTGCACGTGCGGCTCTGGAAGAAATTAGAAACTGGAATCAGTGTTTGGATCATCAATGGCAGGTTAGTGAGAAGCGTCTTCGACATTGATTTTACCGAAGGCGGGCACGATTACGTGTATGAGTTTGTGCCTCAGAATGAAGTATGGATTGATGATGATCTTGAAGAAGTGGAGCGCCCCTATGTTCTTCTTCACGAGCTGCACGAGCGGAACTTGATGGCGAAAGGATGGACATACAGCAAAGCGCACGAGGATTCAAGCAAGATTGAGTATTACTGTCGCCATCATCCCAACGAGTTGCACTCGAAGCTGGCAGATGAAGGGTGGGAATGAGAGGATGTTTCTTGTTTGAGCGCGCGTTCCCTAGTCGCATCGGGATAATCACACCATGGTGCTGATGCTGATTCGCACAACTGACTTCTTCGGTGAATCGTGCCTAGCCGCGGTTGTTCTCTTAATCTTAGGTCCGTAGAATCGTCAAAATTTCCCCATCTGGGGAGGTTAGAATGATTTTTATTGAAATAATCCGGCCTGTTGTGTATAATTTCCACGCGGCAAGAAATGGTCGAGCTTCTCAACTCAAGTGGTCAATCCGACCTAACGACCGTATGTTTATCTATTAAGATCGAGACAAATACAGAGCGAGGAAATGCAAACAGGTGATCTGAAGTTAGTAAAGAGTATCAACGACCGACTCGTCCTTAATTTGATCAGGACGAATCGAATCATTTCGAGTTCAGATCTTGTCAAGGTCACGGGTATGAGACCGTCGACAATCTTCAACATACTGAACGACCTGTCTGCGAAGTCCATGGTGATCAACCTTGGCAAGGGCGAGTCGACGGAAAAGGGCGGCAAGAAGCCGTACCTTTGGAGTTTGAATAAAGACGCTGCGTACGCCATCGGTTTGGATTTTGAAATCGGTCAGCTCACTGCAGTCGTTCTTGATTTCAGTGCCGACATCGTAGCAAAGAAGACCTATAAGGTCGAGGAGTTCGAATCTCTCGACGAATTAGTCAAACAGATTATTATGATAGTGGATGACGTCCTTGCCGACTCAAAAGCAGAAGGAAGCAAGGTGATCGGAATGGGTATCGCCGTTGCCGGGATAGTGAACAGCGAGACTGGCGTCGCCGTCATGACGAGTGTTTTTCAACAGATGAACGTGCCATTCCTTTCCGCACTGAAGAAGCATTACTCTTTTCCGATCGTAGTAGAGAACAACGCGAATGCTTCAGCTGTTGGCGACAAGTGGGTTGGAGTTGCGAAGGAAAGCAAGAATTGTATGACGGTGCTTGTCGAGTTCGATAAAATATTCCGCGGAATGGGTATCGGGTTGATAATCAACGAGGAGCTCTACCATGGTTCCTCCTTCAGCGCGGGCGAGATCAACTCACCTCTCTTGAACCTCAGGGAAATGCTGGACAATGTCAGGAATCTCCTCTCCAAGGGGGCAATCCTGAAACAGTACGAGTCCACGCCCGATCTCATTGATGTCAACATCATGATCGACGCTGCCAAACAAGGTGACGAAGTTGCTCTTGCGTTTTTCAAGCGGTTGGGTTACTTGATAGGGAGAAGTATAAGCGGCTACATCGCGGTTCTAAATCCTGACATGTTAATTATATCGGGAGACATTGCCGAGCTGGGCGAGATCATTGCAGCGCCCGTAAAAAGCAGCATCGACCTTCAGGTTCTTTCAATCACAAGTGAGACATTGAGTGTAGTGACAAGCTCGCATGGTCATTATTCCGTTGCAATGGGAGCGGCATCCATCATCCTTAGCAATCATTTCAAAGTACCTAACGTCAGGATGATAAGTTTCGGAGCGGCTGGCAGAGGAGCTAAAAAGGTTTCTTCTGCTCGGCGTGCCTCCTGATCCACACTCCTTTTACCTGCACATTGCCTTAGACATCTATCCGGTATGTTTTCTTATCGAGTAAATGAGTGCTACAGCTTGAATGATCTTGAACTCGCTGCATTCTAAGACGAATTGATATGTCTAATTTCTTGCAAAAAAGCGGTGGCCTGGAAATCCGTCCCGAGGCTGGCCTAAGCTTCGCGAAGAGAGGCTCCTGTTCCAAACGAAGAAAGTTTTTCTTGCAAATAAACCGACCACTACGTAGATTTAGAATAGGAGATCACCAGCGAGTTTGACTGATGAGATACCGCGGAAGTTGCTGGGCAGTCCTGCGGCCGATGGGGCGGCTCGACGTCAGCCCCCGAATCCTTGTATCCTCCAATTTGTTATGATGTCGGGATTGATTCCCTAAGAATGATCCGGTGATTTTTCTTGGCAATGTAGAAAGGATGGAATCTAGAGATTGAAAAAAACAGACTCTACGAGGAGAGAAAAAACAGAAAGCACCTTCTCGAAAGTTGAGTTGCAGGCCCTTGCGGTCTCAGGTGAGAAGCTGAGCTACTCGCCGGCAGAGAAGATCGGAGTGATCGTGGTCGACAACTTTCCCATGCTCGGTAAACTGACTGCCTTGAGATTCCTTGAGTGGATGCAGGATAATGCGGGCGGAACAGTCTCCCTTCCTACTGGAAAGACCCCCGAGCATTTTATCAAGTGGGTCTCGCATTATCTTGATAACTGGGGCGACGACTCCTTGAAGAAAGATCTTGAGGCCAACGGCGTCGACCCTTCGCGGAAACCTGATGTGAAATCTCTCCACTTCGTCCAGATAGATGAATTCTATCCGATAAATCCTGAACAGCAGAACAGCTTCTATTATTATGTGAACAAATTTTATATAAAGCCGTTTGGATTCGACCCGAAGAGAAGTATGCTTATCGACTGCAGCAAAATCGGACTCCCCGACGGCAAGAAGCTCGATGATGTCTGGCCCGACAACAAAGTGGATCTGACACTGAGGTTTCGACAGCCGAAGACAGCGCAGGACCGCCTTCAGCAAGCCGTTCTCGAAAATGTGGACCAGTGGTGTGCGGACTACGAGGAAGGAATCCGTGCCCTCGGAGGGATTGGCTTCTTCCTGGGCGGAATCGGACCCGACGGCCATATCGGTTTTAATATTCGCGGGTCTGATCTAAACTCAACGACAAGACTGACACCGACCAATTACGAGACGCAGGCAGCAGCGGCGACTGATCTGGGGGGCATAGAGGTGTCCAGGAACAGACACGTAATAACGATAGGGCTGAGCACGATCACCCGGAACCCCGATTGCACTGCCATAATAATGGCTGCCGGCGAGGCAAAAGCACAGGTGGTCGCGAACGCGATTCAACATCCGAAGCATGTTCGATATCCGGCCACCGTTCTTCAGTCGCTTACTAACGCGCGTTTCTATTTAACAAGAGGCGCCGCTAAGTTGCTGGATGAAAGACGATATGAGGGTTTGGTCGGGAAGAAGACGATATCCGATCAGGAGACCGAAGAGATTGTCATAAACCTCGCCGTTGAGAAGAGAAAGAGGATTAGAGATCTCACGCGAGCCGATTTCGAAAGTAACAGGCTTTCTTCAGAGCTGCTGCGAAAACGGCCCGATGGCATTGACGCGATAACCGCCTGTATAGAGAAGAACATCGTTGAGCGAATCGCGGTCGGGAGCAAATCCGAACTTAACACCGTGTTTCTTCACACTGAGCCGCACCATGATGATATAATGCTAGGCTATCTGGCATACGTCGTCCGGAGGACGCGCGATGCTTCAAACAGGCACACGTTCCTCACGCTAACGAGCGGATTCAACTCGGTGACGAATGAATACATGCTGGAGCAGTTGAGAAATCTTAAATACTTCCTTAACCGCGGAATGTTCGACAAGCTCTTCTCTGAAAACTACTTTACCGCCAATGACGATCACAAGAGCAACCGGGACGTGTGGCAGTACCTGGACGGGGTGGCAGAGAACAATCCCCATACGAAACGCGAAGGAGAAGCGAGAAGACTTCTCCGGAACCTGACAACATTGTTCGAAGATGACAGCA
This DNA window, taken from Candidatus Kryptoniota bacterium, encodes the following:
- the mscL gene encoding large conductance mechanosensitive channel protein MscL is translated as MKIFDEFKEFAVKGNVVDMAIGIVIGAAFGTVVKSSVDDIITPPLGRILGGMDFSNLFVNLSPGTYSSLAAAKAAGAATINYGIFLNSIVSFLIVAWALFMVVKLMNRLKRQQPAPVSNTKICPHCQSSINIKASRCPFCTSQL
- a CDS encoding DUF3078 domain-containing protein; this encodes MRRFAFLLFSVCCALGLQETVAARPAAADTLKKDSINVWVPTMVTGINVSQIAFSNWTQGGSNALAWTVTANLGYDYRGEIWGLQNHLKAAYGSTKLGSQGTITTDNTLFLENVLTCKVGWIVRPYFSNAVITTITAGYSYGGPQPVLIADFFDPGYVTQSLGFSYNKLSDLSTRLGVATQEVFANKYRQYTDDPNTTDKVEAFKLEIGLESVTQAKLQIADNILLTTGLTLFTRFNSLEVWDVRWDNMIAAKVNSFINVNFNYLLVYQKDQSLTTQMKEGLQLGLVYTIF
- a CDS encoding ROK family protein, with the translated sequence MQTGDLKLVKSINDRLVLNLIRTNRIISSSDLVKVTGMRPSTIFNILNDLSAKSMVINLGKGESTEKGGKKPYLWSLNKDAAYAIGLDFEIGQLTAVVLDFSADIVAKKTYKVEEFESLDELVKQIIMIVDDVLADSKAEGSKVIGMGIAVAGIVNSETGVAVMTSVFQQMNVPFLSALKKHYSFPIVVENNANASAVGDKWVGVAKESKNCMTVLVEFDKIFRGMGIGLIINEELYHGSSFSAGEINSPLLNLREMLDNVRNLLSKGAILKQYESTPDLIDVNIMIDAAKQGDEVALAFFKRLGYLIGRSISGYIAVLNPDMLIISGDIAELGEIIAAPVKSSIDLQVLSITSETLSVVTSSHGHYSVAMGAASIILSNHFKVPNVRMISFGAAGRGAKKVSSARRAS
- a CDS encoding glucosamine-6-phosphate deaminase encodes the protein MKKTDSTRREKTESTFSKVELQALAVSGEKLSYSPAEKIGVIVVDNFPMLGKLTALRFLEWMQDNAGGTVSLPTGKTPEHFIKWVSHYLDNWGDDSLKKDLEANGVDPSRKPDVKSLHFVQIDEFYPINPEQQNSFYYYVNKFYIKPFGFDPKRSMLIDCSKIGLPDGKKLDDVWPDNKVDLTLRFRQPKTAQDRLQQAVLENVDQWCADYEEGIRALGGIGFFLGGIGPDGHIGFNIRGSDLNSTTRLTPTNYETQAAAATDLGGIEVSRNRHVITIGLSTITRNPDCTAIIMAAGEAKAQVVANAIQHPKHVRYPATVLQSLTNARFYLTRGAAKLLDERRYEGLVGKKTISDQETEEIVINLAVEKRKRIRDLTRADFESNRLSSELLRKRPDGIDAITACIEKNIVERIAVGSKSELNTVFLHTEPHHDDIMLGYLAYVVRRTRDASNRHTFLTLTSGFNSVTNEYMLEQLRNLKYFLNRGMFDKLFSENYFTANDDHKSNRDVWQYLDGVAENNPHTKREGEARRLLRNLTTLFEDDSSENILHRIDELINYFETQYPGKKDLPHIQRLKGMVREWEAECLWGYFGFNSPSIVHARLGFYKGDVFTEEPEIGRDVVPVLGILREVKPDIVGVALDPEASGPDTHYKVLQVMAEALKMYQKETGKDNIKVIGYRNIWYRFHPSESNVYVPVSLNMLSVLNDSFMNAFASQRGASFPSYEYDGPFSELAQKIQVEQYRILKTCLGREYFNEHVSPLIRATRGFVFVKAMTLNEFYETCMALRKSTENI